In Eriocheir sinensis breed Jianghai 21 chromosome 10, ASM2467909v1, whole genome shotgun sequence, the following proteins share a genomic window:
- the LOC126996602 gene encoding titin-like isoform X47 gives MKVVRKVVPAVRPMKVVRKVVPVMRPMKVVRKGVPSVRQGKVFVVHRVVEYVTPSVVTKRFPVVTQKKVLAKVPPTVTEGNIPVVTEKKVTENLIPSVTEGKVPVVTTEKVAEQVAPSATEEIVSVPKEQENVPVMTEKEVENLIPSVTEGKVPVVPQQEIVDKVAPSATEEIVSVPKMQENVPVVTEEKAENLIPSVTEGKVPVATTEKVAEQAAPSATEEIVSVPKMQENVSVVTEEKAENLIPSVTEGKVPVATTEKVAEQAAPSATEEIVSVPKMQENVPGVTEEKAENLIPSVTEGKVPVATTEKVAEQAAPSATEEIVSVPKMQENVPVVTEEKAENLIPSVTEGKVPVVPQQEIVDKVAPSATEEKVPVVVKEKVIEQAAPQERVIEKVPPAATEEKVPVAVKEKVSEQAAPSGTEEIVTVPKEQEQVPVVTEEKVVEEVAPSVTEEKAPVVTNQTVVEKITPTATEEEVVTQRKLVEKVAPSVEENVVDIPKREEV, from the exons atgaag gtcgttagaaaggtagtccctgctgtgaggccaatgaaggtcgttagaaaggtagtccctgttatgaggccaatgaaggtcgttagaaaggGTGTGCCCTCGGTGAGACAAGGAAAAGTCTTCGTTGTGCATCGAGTTGTTGAATACGTCACCCCTTCGGTGGTAACAAAAAGATTCCCCGTTGTGACACAGAAGAAGGTTCTTGCAAAGGTTCCCCCTACGGTGACAGAAGGAAACATCCCCGTTGTTACAGAAAAGAAAGTTACTGAGAATCTTATCCCCtctgtgacagaaggaaaagtgcCGGTTGTGACAACTGAGAAGGTTGCTGAGCAGGTTGCCCCTTCGGCAACAGAAGAGATCGTCAGTGTCCCCAAGGAGCAAGAAAATGTCCCTGTCATGACAGAAAAAGAGGTTGAGAATCTTATCCCCtctgtgacagaaggaaaagtaccggtagtccctcaacaggagaTTGTTGACAAGGTTGCCCCTTCGGCGACAGAAGAGATCGTCAGTGTCCCCAAGATGCAAGAAAATGTCCCTGTCGTAAcagaagaaaaggctgagaatcttatcccctctgtgacagaaggaaaagttccgGTTGCGACAACAGAGAAGGTTGctgagcaggctgccccttcggcaACAGAAGAGATCGTCAGTGTCCCCAAGATGCAAGAAAATGTCTCTGTCGTAAcagaagaaaaggctgagaatcttatcccctctgtgacagaaggaaaagttccgGTTGCGACAACAGAGAAG GTTGctgagcaggctgccccttcggcaACAGAAGAGATCGTCAGTGTCCCCAAGATGCAAGAAAATGTCCCTGGCGTAAcagaagaaaaggctgagaatcttatcccctctgtgacagaaggaaaagttccgGTTGCGACAACAGAGAAGGTTGctgagcaggctgccccttcggcaACAGAAGAGATCGTCAGTGTCCCCAAGATGCAAGAAAATGTCCCTGTCGTAAcagaagaaaaggctgagaatcttatcccctctgtgacagaaggaaaagtgccggtagtccctcaacaggagaTTGTTGACAAGGTTGCCCCTTCggcaacagaagaaaaagttcctgttgtggtAAAAGAGAAAGtcattgaacaggctgccccacaagaaagggttattgaaaaggTTCCCCCTGcggcgacagaagaaaaagttcctgtcgCGGTCAAAGAGAAAGTTAGTGAACAGGCAGCCCCTTCGGggacagaagagattgtcactgttcccaaagagcaagaacaagtccctgttgtaacagaggaaaaggtcgTTGAAGAGGTTGCCCCCTCCGTAACAGAGGAAAAAGCtcccgttgtgacaaatcagacGGTTGTCGAAAAGATTACTCCTACCGCAACAGAGGAAGAAGTTGTCACTCAACGGAAGCTCGTTGAGAAGGTTGCCCCCTCTGTCGAGGAAAATGTAGTTGACATTCCAAAGAGGGAGGAAGTGTAG
- the LOC126996602 gene encoding titin-like isoform X37 produces the protein MKVVRKVVPVMRPMKVVRKVVPAVRPMKVVRKVVPVMRPMKVVRKGVPSVRQGKVFVVHRVVEYVTPSVVTKRFPVVTQKKVLAKVPPTVTEGNIPVVTEKKVTENLIPSVTEGKVPVVTTEKVAEQVAPSATEEIVSVPKEQENVPVMTEKEVENLIPSVTEGKVPVVPQQEIVDKVAPSATEEIVSVPKMQENVPVVTEEKAENLIPSVTEGKVPVATTEKVAEQAAPSATEEIVSVPKMQENVSVVTEEKAENLIPSVTEGKVPVATTEKVAEQAAPSATEEIVSVPKMQENVPGVTEEKAENLIPSVTEGKVPVATTEKVAEQAAPSATEEIVSVPKMQENVPVVTEEKAENLIPSVTEGKVPVVPQQEIVDKVAPSATEEKVPVVVKEKVIEQAAPQERVIEKVPPAATEEKVPVAVKEKVSEQAAPSGTEEIVTVPKEQEQVPVVTEEKVVEEVAPSVTEEKAPVVTNQTVVEKITPTATEEEVVTQRKLVEKVAPSVEENVVDIPKREEV, from the exons atgaag gtcgttagaaaggtagtccctgttatgaggccaatgaaggtcgttagaaaggtagtccctgctgtgaggccaatgaaggtcgttagaaaggtagtccctgttatgaggccaatgaaggtcgttagaaaggGTGTGCCCTCGGTGAGACAAGGAAAAGTCTTCGTTGTGCATCGAGTTGTTGAATACGTCACCCCTTCGGTGGTAACAAAAAGATTCCCCGTTGTGACACAGAAGAAGGTTCTTGCAAAGGTTCCCCCTACGGTGACAGAAGGAAACATCCCCGTTGTTACAGAAAAGAAAGTTACTGAGAATCTTATCCCCtctgtgacagaaggaaaagtgcCGGTTGTGACAACTGAGAAGGTTGCTGAGCAGGTTGCCCCTTCGGCAACAGAAGAGATCGTCAGTGTCCCCAAGGAGCAAGAAAATGTCCCTGTCATGACAGAAAAAGAGGTTGAGAATCTTATCCCCtctgtgacagaaggaaaagtaccggtagtccctcaacaggagaTTGTTGACAAGGTTGCCCCTTCGGCGACAGAAGAGATCGTCAGTGTCCCCAAGATGCAAGAAAATGTCCCTGTCGTAAcagaagaaaaggctgagaatcttatcccctctgtgacagaaggaaaagttccgGTTGCGACAACAGAGAAGGTTGctgagcaggctgccccttcggcaACAGAAGAGATCGTCAGTGTCCCCAAGATGCAAGAAAATGTCTCTGTCGTAAcagaagaaaaggctgagaatcttatcccctctgtgacagaaggaaaagttccgGTTGCGACAACAGAGAAG GTTGctgagcaggctgccccttcggcaACAGAAGAGATCGTCAGTGTCCCCAAGATGCAAGAAAATGTCCCTGGCGTAAcagaagaaaaggctgagaatcttatcccctctgtgacagaaggaaaagttccgGTTGCGACAACAGAGAAGGTTGctgagcaggctgccccttcggcaACAGAAGAGATCGTCAGTGTCCCCAAGATGCAAGAAAATGTCCCTGTCGTAAcagaagaaaaggctgagaatcttatcccctctgtgacagaaggaaaagtgccggtagtccctcaacaggagaTTGTTGACAAGGTTGCCCCTTCggcaacagaagaaaaagttcctgttgtggtAAAAGAGAAAGtcattgaacaggctgccccacaagaaagggttattgaaaaggTTCCCCCTGcggcgacagaagaaaaagttcctgtcgCGGTCAAAGAGAAAGTTAGTGAACAGGCAGCCCCTTCGGggacagaagagattgtcactgttcccaaagagcaagaacaagtccctgttgtaacagaggaaaaggtcgTTGAAGAGGTTGCCCCCTCCGTAACAGAGGAAAAAGCtcccgttgtgacaaatcagacGGTTGTCGAAAAGATTACTCCTACCGCAACAGAGGAAGAAGTTGTCACTCAACGGAAGCTCGTTGAGAAGGTTGCCCCCTCTGTCGAGGAAAATGTAGTTGACATTCCAAAGAGGGAGGAAGTGTAG
- the LOC126996602 gene encoding titin-like isoform X50 — MKVVRKGVPSVRQGKVFVVHRVVEYVTPSVVTKRFPVVTQKKVLAKVPPTVTEGNIPVVTEKKVTENLIPSVTEGKVPVVTTEKVAEQVAPSATEEIVSVPKEQENVPVMTEKEVENLIPSVTEGKVPVVPQQEIVDKVAPSATEEIVSVPKMQENVPVVTEEKAENLIPSVTEGKVPVATTEKVAEQAAPSATEEIVSVPKMQENVSVVTEEKAENLIPSVTEGKVPVATTEKVAEQAAPSATEEIVSVPKMQENVPGVTEEKAENLIPSVTEGKVPVATTEKVAEQAAPSATEEIVSVPKMQENVPVVTEEKAENLIPSVTEGKVPVVPQQEIVDKVAPSATEEKVPVVVKEKVIEQAAPQERVIEKVPPAATEEKVPVAVKEKVSEQAAPSGTEEIVTVPKEQEQVPVVTEEKVVEEVAPSVTEEKAPVVTNQTVVEKITPTATEEEVVTQRKLVEKVAPSVEENVVDIPKREEV; from the exons atgaag gtcgttagaaaggGTGTGCCCTCGGTGAGACAAGGAAAAGTCTTCGTTGTGCATCGAGTTGTTGAATACGTCACCCCTTCGGTGGTAACAAAAAGATTCCCCGTTGTGACACAGAAGAAGGTTCTTGCAAAGGTTCCCCCTACGGTGACAGAAGGAAACATCCCCGTTGTTACAGAAAAGAAAGTTACTGAGAATCTTATCCCCtctgtgacagaaggaaaagtgcCGGTTGTGACAACTGAGAAGGTTGCTGAGCAGGTTGCCCCTTCGGCAACAGAAGAGATCGTCAGTGTCCCCAAGGAGCAAGAAAATGTCCCTGTCATGACAGAAAAAGAGGTTGAGAATCTTATCCCCtctgtgacagaaggaaaagtaccggtagtccctcaacaggagaTTGTTGACAAGGTTGCCCCTTCGGCGACAGAAGAGATCGTCAGTGTCCCCAAGATGCAAGAAAATGTCCCTGTCGTAAcagaagaaaaggctgagaatcttatcccctctgtgacagaaggaaaagttccgGTTGCGACAACAGAGAAGGTTGctgagcaggctgccccttcggcaACAGAAGAGATCGTCAGTGTCCCCAAGATGCAAGAAAATGTCTCTGTCGTAAcagaagaaaaggctgagaatcttatcccctctgtgacagaaggaaaagttccgGTTGCGACAACAGAGAAG GTTGctgagcaggctgccccttcggcaACAGAAGAGATCGTCAGTGTCCCCAAGATGCAAGAAAATGTCCCTGGCGTAAcagaagaaaaggctgagaatcttatcccctctgtgacagaaggaaaagttccgGTTGCGACAACAGAGAAGGTTGctgagcaggctgccccttcggcaACAGAAGAGATCGTCAGTGTCCCCAAGATGCAAGAAAATGTCCCTGTCGTAAcagaagaaaaggctgagaatcttatcccctctgtgacagaaggaaaagtgccggtagtccctcaacaggagaTTGTTGACAAGGTTGCCCCTTCggcaacagaagaaaaagttcctgttgtggtAAAAGAGAAAGtcattgaacaggctgccccacaagaaagggttattgaaaaggTTCCCCCTGcggcgacagaagaaaaagttcctgtcgCGGTCAAAGAGAAAGTTAGTGAACAGGCAGCCCCTTCGGggacagaagagattgtcactgttcccaaagagcaagaacaagtccctgttgtaacagaggaaaaggtcgTTGAAGAGGTTGCCCCCTCCGTAACAGAGGAAAAAGCtcccgttgtgacaaatcagacGGTTGTCGAAAAGATTACTCCTACCGCAACAGAGGAAGAAGTTGTCACTCAACGGAAGCTCGTTGAGAAGGTTGCCCCCTCTGTCGAGGAAAATGTAGTTGACATTCCAAAGAGGGAGGAAGTGTAG
- the LOC126996602 gene encoding titin-like isoform X35, translated as MRPMRVVRKVVPVMRPMRVVRKVVPAVRPMKVVRKVVPVMRPMKVVRKGVPSVRQGKVFVVHRVVEYVTPSVVTKRFPVVTQKKVLAKVPPTVTEGNIPVVTEKKVTENLIPSVTEGKVPVVTTEKVAEQVAPSATEEIVSVPKEQENVPVMTEKEVENLIPSVTEGKVPVVPQQEIVDKVAPSATEEIVSVPKMQENVPVVTEEKAENLIPSVTEGKVPVATTEKVAEQAAPSATEEIVSVPKMQENVSVVTEEKAENLIPSVTEGKVPVATTEKVAEQAAPSATEEIVSVPKMQENVPGVTEEKAENLIPSVTEGKVPVATTEKVAEQAAPSATEEIVSVPKMQENVPVVTEEKAENLIPSVTEGKVPVVPQQEIVDKVAPSATEEKVPVVVKEKVIEQAAPQERVIEKVPPAATEEKVPVAVKEKVSEQAAPSGTEEIVTVPKEQEQVPVVTEEKVVEEVAPSVTEEKAPVVTNQTVVEKITPTATEEEVVTQRKLVEKVAPSVEENVVDIPKREEV; from the exons aTGAGGCCAATGagggtcgttagaaaggtagtccctgttATGAGGCCAATGagg gtcgttagaaaggtagtccctgctgtgaggccaatgaaggtcgttagaaaggtagtccctgttatgaggccaatgaaggtcgttagaaaggGTGTGCCCTCGGTGAGACAAGGAAAAGTCTTCGTTGTGCATCGAGTTGTTGAATACGTCACCCCTTCGGTGGTAACAAAAAGATTCCCCGTTGTGACACAGAAGAAGGTTCTTGCAAAGGTTCCCCCTACGGTGACAGAAGGAAACATCCCCGTTGTTACAGAAAAGAAAGTTACTGAGAATCTTATCCCCtctgtgacagaaggaaaagtgcCGGTTGTGACAACTGAGAAGGTTGCTGAGCAGGTTGCCCCTTCGGCAACAGAAGAGATCGTCAGTGTCCCCAAGGAGCAAGAAAATGTCCCTGTCATGACAGAAAAAGAGGTTGAGAATCTTATCCCCtctgtgacagaaggaaaagtaccggtagtccctcaacaggagaTTGTTGACAAGGTTGCCCCTTCGGCGACAGAAGAGATCGTCAGTGTCCCCAAGATGCAAGAAAATGTCCCTGTCGTAAcagaagaaaaggctgagaatcttatcccctctgtgacagaaggaaaagttccgGTTGCGACAACAGAGAAGGTTGctgagcaggctgccccttcggcaACAGAAGAGATCGTCAGTGTCCCCAAGATGCAAGAAAATGTCTCTGTCGTAAcagaagaaaaggctgagaatcttatcccctctgtgacagaaggaaaagttccgGTTGCGACAACAGAGAAG GTTGctgagcaggctgccccttcggcaACAGAAGAGATCGTCAGTGTCCCCAAGATGCAAGAAAATGTCCCTGGCGTAAcagaagaaaaggctgagaatcttatcccctctgtgacagaaggaaaagttccgGTTGCGACAACAGAGAAGGTTGctgagcaggctgccccttcggcaACAGAAGAGATCGTCAGTGTCCCCAAGATGCAAGAAAATGTCCCTGTCGTAAcagaagaaaaggctgagaatcttatcccctctgtgacagaaggaaaagtgccggtagtccctcaacaggagaTTGTTGACAAGGTTGCCCCTTCggcaacagaagaaaaagttcctgttgtggtAAAAGAGAAAGtcattgaacaggctgccccacaagaaagggttattgaaaaggTTCCCCCTGcggcgacagaagaaaaagttcctgtcgCGGTCAAAGAGAAAGTTAGTGAACAGGCAGCCCCTTCGGggacagaagagattgtcactgttcccaaagagcaagaacaagtccctgttgtaacagaggaaaaggtcgTTGAAGAGGTTGCCCCCTCCGTAACAGAGGAAAAAGCtcccgttgtgacaaatcagacGGTTGTCGAAAAGATTACTCCTACCGCAACAGAGGAAGAAGTTGTCACTCAACGGAAGCTCGTTGAGAAGGTTGCCCCCTCTGTCGAGGAAAATGTAGTTGACATTCCAAAGAGGGAGGAAGTGTAG
- the LOC126996602 gene encoding titin-like isoform X49, which translates to MRPMRVVRKGVPSVRQGKVFVVHRVVEYVTPSVVTKRFPVVTQKKVLAKVPPTVTEGNIPVVTEKKVTENLIPSVTEGKVPVVTTEKVAEQVAPSATEEIVSVPKEQENVPVMTEKEVENLIPSVTEGKVPVVPQQEIVDKVAPSATEEIVSVPKMQENVPVVTEEKAENLIPSVTEGKVPVATTEKVAEQAAPSATEEIVSVPKMQENVSVVTEEKAENLIPSVTEGKVPVATTEKVAEQAAPSATEEIVSVPKMQENVPGVTEEKAENLIPSVTEGKVPVATTEKVAEQAAPSATEEIVSVPKMQENVPVVTEEKAENLIPSVTEGKVPVVPQQEIVDKVAPSATEEKVPVVVKEKVIEQAAPQERVIEKVPPAATEEKVPVAVKEKVSEQAAPSGTEEIVTVPKEQEQVPVVTEEKVVEEVAPSVTEEKAPVVTNQTVVEKITPTATEEEVVTQRKLVEKVAPSVEENVVDIPKREEV; encoded by the exons aTGAGGCCAATGagg gtcgttagaaaggGTGTGCCCTCGGTGAGACAAGGAAAAGTCTTCGTTGTGCATCGAGTTGTTGAATACGTCACCCCTTCGGTGGTAACAAAAAGATTCCCCGTTGTGACACAGAAGAAGGTTCTTGCAAAGGTTCCCCCTACGGTGACAGAAGGAAACATCCCCGTTGTTACAGAAAAGAAAGTTACTGAGAATCTTATCCCCtctgtgacagaaggaaaagtgcCGGTTGTGACAACTGAGAAGGTTGCTGAGCAGGTTGCCCCTTCGGCAACAGAAGAGATCGTCAGTGTCCCCAAGGAGCAAGAAAATGTCCCTGTCATGACAGAAAAAGAGGTTGAGAATCTTATCCCCtctgtgacagaaggaaaagtaccggtagtccctcaacaggagaTTGTTGACAAGGTTGCCCCTTCGGCGACAGAAGAGATCGTCAGTGTCCCCAAGATGCAAGAAAATGTCCCTGTCGTAAcagaagaaaaggctgagaatcttatcccctctgtgacagaaggaaaagttccgGTTGCGACAACAGAGAAGGTTGctgagcaggctgccccttcggcaACAGAAGAGATCGTCAGTGTCCCCAAGATGCAAGAAAATGTCTCTGTCGTAAcagaagaaaaggctgagaatcttatcccctctgtgacagaaggaaaagttccgGTTGCGACAACAGAGAAG GTTGctgagcaggctgccccttcggcaACAGAAGAGATCGTCAGTGTCCCCAAGATGCAAGAAAATGTCCCTGGCGTAAcagaagaaaaggctgagaatcttatcccctctgtgacagaaggaaaagttccgGTTGCGACAACAGAGAAGGTTGctgagcaggctgccccttcggcaACAGAAGAGATCGTCAGTGTCCCCAAGATGCAAGAAAATGTCCCTGTCGTAAcagaagaaaaggctgagaatcttatcccctctgtgacagaaggaaaagtgccggtagtccctcaacaggagaTTGTTGACAAGGTTGCCCCTTCggcaacagaagaaaaagttcctgttgtggtAAAAGAGAAAGtcattgaacaggctgccccacaagaaagggttattgaaaaggTTCCCCCTGcggcgacagaagaaaaagttcctgtcgCGGTCAAAGAGAAAGTTAGTGAACAGGCAGCCCCTTCGGggacagaagagattgtcactgttcccaaagagcaagaacaagtccctgttgtaacagaggaaaaggtcgTTGAAGAGGTTGCCCCCTCCGTAACAGAGGAAAAAGCtcccgttgtgacaaatcagacGGTTGTCGAAAAGATTACTCCTACCGCAACAGAGGAAGAAGTTGTCACTCAACGGAAGCTCGTTGAGAAGGTTGCCCCCTCTGTCGAGGAAAATGTAGTTGACATTCCAAAGAGGGAGGAAGTGTAG
- the LOC126996602 gene encoding titin-like isoform X27, with translation MRPMRVVRKVVPVMRPMRVVRKVVPAVRPIKVVRKVVPVMRPMKVVRKVVPAVRPMKVVRKGVPSVRQGKVFVVHRVVEYVTPSVVTKRFPVVTQKKVLAKVPPTVTEGNIPVVTEKKVTENLIPSVTEGKVPVVTTEKVAEQVAPSATEEIVSVPKEQENVPVMTEKEVENLIPSVTEGKVPVVPQQEIVDKVAPSATEEIVSVPKMQENVPVVTEEKAENLIPSVTEGKVPVATTEKVAEQAAPSATEEIVSVPKMQENVSVVTEEKAENLIPSVTEGKVPVATTEKVAEQAAPSATEEIVSVPKMQENVPGVTEEKAENLIPSVTEGKVPVATTEKVAEQAAPSATEEIVSVPKMQENVPVVTEEKAENLIPSVTEGKVPVVPQQEIVDKVAPSATEEKVPVVVKEKVIEQAAPQERVIEKVPPAATEEKVPVAVKEKVSEQAAPSGTEEIVTVPKEQEQVPVVTEEKVVEEVAPSVTEEKAPVVTNQTVVEKITPTATEEEVVTQRKLVEKVAPSVEENVVDIPKREEV, from the exons ATGAGGCCAATGagggtcgttagaaaggtagtccctgttATGAGGCCAATGagg gtcgttagaaaggtagtccctgctgtgaggccaataaaggtcgttagaaaggtagtccctgttatgaggccaatgaaggtcgttagaaaggtagtccctgctgtgaggccaatgaag gtcgttagaaaggGTGTGCCCTCGGTGAGACAAGGAAAAGTCTTCGTTGTGCATCGAGTTGTTGAATACGTCACCCCTTCGGTGGTAACAAAAAGATTCCCCGTTGTGACACAGAAGAAGGTTCTTGCAAAGGTTCCCCCTACGGTGACAGAAGGAAACATCCCCGTTGTTACAGAAAAGAAAGTTACTGAGAATCTTATCCCCtctgtgacagaaggaaaagtgcCGGTTGTGACAACTGAGAAGGTTGCTGAGCAGGTTGCCCCTTCGGCAACAGAAGAGATCGTCAGTGTCCCCAAGGAGCAAGAAAATGTCCCTGTCATGACAGAAAAAGAGGTTGAGAATCTTATCCCCtctgtgacagaaggaaaagtaccggtagtccctcaacaggagaTTGTTGACAAGGTTGCCCCTTCGGCGACAGAAGAGATCGTCAGTGTCCCCAAGATGCAAGAAAATGTCCCTGTCGTAAcagaagaaaaggctgagaatcttatcccctctgtgacagaaggaaaagttccgGTTGCGACAACAGAGAAGGTTGctgagcaggctgccccttcggcaACAGAAGAGATCGTCAGTGTCCCCAAGATGCAAGAAAATGTCTCTGTCGTAAcagaagaaaaggctgagaatcttatcccctctgtgacagaaggaaaagttccgGTTGCGACAACAGAGAAG GTTGctgagcaggctgccccttcggcaACAGAAGAGATCGTCAGTGTCCCCAAGATGCAAGAAAATGTCCCTGGCGTAAcagaagaaaaggctgagaatcttatcccctctgtgacagaaggaaaagttccgGTTGCGACAACAGAGAAGGTTGctgagcaggctgccccttcggcaACAGAAGAGATCGTCAGTGTCCCCAAGATGCAAGAAAATGTCCCTGTCGTAAcagaagaaaaggctgagaatcttatcccctctgtgacagaaggaaaagtgccggtagtccctcaacaggagaTTGTTGACAAGGTTGCCCCTTCggcaacagaagaaaaagttcctgttgtggtAAAAGAGAAAGtcattgaacaggctgccccacaagaaagggttattgaaaaggTTCCCCCTGcggcgacagaagaaaaagttcctgtcgCGGTCAAAGAGAAAGTTAGTGAACAGGCAGCCCCTTCGGggacagaagagattgtcactgttcccaaagagcaagaacaagtccctgttgtaacagaggaaaaggtcgTTGAAGAGGTTGCCCCCTCCGTAACAGAGGAAAAAGCtcccgttgtgacaaatcagacGGTTGTCGAAAAGATTACTCCTACCGCAACAGAGGAAGAAGTTGTCACTCAACGGAAGCTCGTTGAGAAGGTTGCCCCCTCTGTCGAGGAAAATGTAGTTGACATTCCAAAGAGGGAGGAAGTGTAG
- the LOC126996602 gene encoding titin-like isoform X31: MRPMRVVRKVVPAVRPIKVVRKVVPVMRPMKVVRKVVPAVRPMKVVRKGVPSVRQGKVFVVHRVVEYVTPSVVTKRFPVVTQKKVLAKVPPTVTEGNIPVVTEKKVTENLIPSVTEGKVPVVTTEKVAEQVAPSATEEIVSVPKEQENVPVMTEKEVENLIPSVTEGKVPVVPQQEIVDKVAPSATEEIVSVPKMQENVPVVTEEKAENLIPSVTEGKVPVATTEKVAEQAAPSATEEIVSVPKMQENVSVVTEEKAENLIPSVTEGKVPVATTEKVAEQAAPSATEEIVSVPKMQENVPGVTEEKAENLIPSVTEGKVPVATTEKVAEQAAPSATEEIVSVPKMQENVPVVTEEKAENLIPSVTEGKVPVVPQQEIVDKVAPSATEEKVPVVVKEKVIEQAAPQERVIEKVPPAATEEKVPVAVKEKVSEQAAPSGTEEIVTVPKEQEQVPVVTEEKVVEEVAPSVTEEKAPVVTNQTVVEKITPTATEEEVVTQRKLVEKVAPSVEENVVDIPKREEV, translated from the exons ATGAGGCCAATGagg gtcgttagaaaggtagtccctgctgtgaggccaataaaggtcgttagaaaggtagtccctgttatgaggccaatgaaggtcgttagaaaggtagtccctgctgtgaggccaatgaag gtcgttagaaaggGTGTGCCCTCGGTGAGACAAGGAAAAGTCTTCGTTGTGCATCGAGTTGTTGAATACGTCACCCCTTCGGTGGTAACAAAAAGATTCCCCGTTGTGACACAGAAGAAGGTTCTTGCAAAGGTTCCCCCTACGGTGACAGAAGGAAACATCCCCGTTGTTACAGAAAAGAAAGTTACTGAGAATCTTATCCCCtctgtgacagaaggaaaagtgcCGGTTGTGACAACTGAGAAGGTTGCTGAGCAGGTTGCCCCTTCGGCAACAGAAGAGATCGTCAGTGTCCCCAAGGAGCAAGAAAATGTCCCTGTCATGACAGAAAAAGAGGTTGAGAATCTTATCCCCtctgtgacagaaggaaaagtaccggtagtccctcaacaggagaTTGTTGACAAGGTTGCCCCTTCGGCGACAGAAGAGATCGTCAGTGTCCCCAAGATGCAAGAAAATGTCCCTGTCGTAAcagaagaaaaggctgagaatcttatcccctctgtgacagaaggaaaagttccgGTTGCGACAACAGAGAAGGTTGctgagcaggctgccccttcggcaACAGAAGAGATCGTCAGTGTCCCCAAGATGCAAGAAAATGTCTCTGTCGTAAcagaagaaaaggctgagaatcttatcccctctgtgacagaaggaaaagttccgGTTGCGACAACAGAGAAG GTTGctgagcaggctgccccttcggcaACAGAAGAGATCGTCAGTGTCCCCAAGATGCAAGAAAATGTCCCTGGCGTAAcagaagaaaaggctgagaatcttatcccctctgtgacagaaggaaaagttccgGTTGCGACAACAGAGAAGGTTGctgagcaggctgccccttcggcaACAGAAGAGATCGTCAGTGTCCCCAAGATGCAAGAAAATGTCCCTGTCGTAAcagaagaaaaggctgagaatcttatcccctctgtgacagaaggaaaagtgccggtagtccctcaacaggagaTTGTTGACAAGGTTGCCCCTTCggcaacagaagaaaaagttcctgttgtggtAAAAGAGAAAGtcattgaacaggctgccccacaagaaagggttattgaaaaggTTCCCCCTGcggcgacagaagaaaaagttcctgtcgCGGTCAAAGAGAAAGTTAGTGAACAGGCAGCCCCTTCGGggacagaagagattgtcactgttcccaaagagcaagaacaagtccctgttgtaacagaggaaaaggtcgTTGAAGAGGTTGCCCCCTCCGTAACAGAGGAAAAAGCtcccgttgtgacaaatcagacGGTTGTCGAAAAGATTACTCCTACCGCAACAGAGGAAGAAGTTGTCACTCAACGGAAGCTCGTTGAGAAGGTTGCCCCCTCTGTCGAGGAAAATGTAGTTGACATTCCAAAGAGGGAGGAAGTGTAG